In Paenibacillus sp. FSL M7-0420, a single genomic region encodes these proteins:
- a CDS encoding CPBP family intramembrane glutamic endopeptidase, with protein MKNTAAQGHPLVYSLVWGVVLTLAVSVASAVATIMEFGDMGIRNAQACAFLVMGIIVTLYMKRKDSSLVSFGFRRLEAGPSRAVLFYIPLLIIAVAQPLMNGINVELGAPEIISIVIMTLLVGYTEEAIFRGVIWNVLKSKGPVFYIVFSSIFFGVLHMANAFGGNDIIHTILQVINALLLGCVLALLMETGRNIVPLIAFHFIYDALAMVSNENLEHEVLIVSILNILYLLYGIYLLVVFSRKHRNHSLTL; from the coding sequence ATGAAAAACACTGCTGCACAAGGACATCCGCTCGTATACTCGCTGGTATGGGGAGTGGTCCTGACTCTGGCTGTATCCGTTGCCTCCGCTGTAGCCACGATTATGGAATTCGGCGATATGGGGATACGGAATGCCCAGGCCTGCGCCTTCCTGGTTATGGGCATTATTGTAACCCTTTATATGAAAAGAAAGGATTCTTCGCTCGTCAGCTTCGGCTTCCGCAGGCTTGAGGCCGGTCCGTCCCGGGCGGTGCTGTTCTACATCCCGCTGCTTATTATTGCGGTGGCCCAGCCGCTGATGAATGGAATCAACGTTGAACTGGGAGCGCCTGAAATCATCAGTATCGTCATTATGACCCTGCTGGTGGGCTATACCGAGGAAGCTATTTTCAGAGGTGTGATCTGGAATGTTCTGAAATCCAAAGGGCCGGTCTTTTATATTGTGTTCTCCTCCATCTTCTTCGGGGTTCTGCATATGGCCAACGCCTTTGGCGGAAATGATATCATACATACGATTCTCCAGGTTATCAATGCGCTGCTGCTGGGCTGTGTGCTCGCCTTGCTGATGGAGACAGGCCGGAATATTGTTCCGCTGATCGCGTTCCATTTTATCTACGATGCACTGGCCATGGTCAGCAATGAGAATCTCGAGCATGAGGTACTCATCGTCTCCATTCTTAATATTCTGTATTTGCTCTATGGAATTTATCTGCTGGTGGTATTCAGCCGCAAGCATAGAAATCATAGTCTCACCCTGTAG
- a CDS encoding chemotaxis protein CheA, translating into MMMELSAYRDIFIEELNEQLERIDQSLLALEHAPTAELIQTIFRAAHTIKGSASTMGFREMSDLTHEVEYALEWVREKKPEITGHLIDTLFRALDAMKLLRTQYVSGESFTDCSAVVAEIKALINKPAELQPVLLPVLNAAELLQAEEAMAAGYSLLALVVTLREDCQMKAARHYILLQRIEEVCGPVIAAALAPPAAPGADEDARYSQFAVVAASPRELRQVSEQLAGETDVESIVITPFVPAPAAGTGVQTTAGPVSAEPPSSTPGKGKSHEVQSTVRVSVERLDHLMNLVGELLIEQTSLADLSANGQRTDPAKVLPDIGSISDHMGGIIKELQEGVMKTRMLPIDQLFNRFPRLVRDLAQKLGKDIELQIQGGETELDRMIIEELSDPLIHLIRNSADHGIESPEVRVQQGKAPKGRITLTSFHEENQVVIRLEDDGQGIDAARITASALSKGIITEEQAGYLTAQEAVSLIFEPGFSTASEVSEVSGRGVGMDIVRSQIGRLNGIIDIQTEPGVGTLFTIRLPLTLAIIKGLLVKVSGRVLILPMYNVAEIVRISPEEIQVVQGEQAIINHGRIVPLSWLRDKLHYPRTERRSKTIPLVIVRSVDRIAAFAVDEIIGNQEVVIKSLGAYLGTMNHLSGATILGNGRVALILDASYLVSH; encoded by the coding sequence ATGATGATGGAACTGTCGGCTTACCGCGATATATTCATAGAAGAGCTGAACGAGCAATTAGAGCGGATCGACCAGTCCCTGCTTGCGCTGGAGCATGCTCCAACCGCTGAGCTGATTCAGACGATCTTCCGCGCAGCCCATACGATCAAGGGCTCAGCCTCCACGATGGGCTTCCGCGAGATGAGCGATCTCACGCATGAGGTGGAGTATGCGCTGGAGTGGGTGCGGGAGAAGAAGCCGGAGATTACCGGCCATCTGATTGATACGCTCTTCCGGGCGCTGGATGCGATGAAGCTGCTGCGCACTCAGTATGTCAGCGGGGAGAGCTTTACAGACTGCTCAGCTGTGGTTGCGGAGATCAAGGCGCTGATTAATAAGCCGGCTGAACTTCAGCCGGTGCTGCTTCCGGTCTTAAATGCAGCGGAGCTGCTTCAGGCGGAAGAGGCCATGGCAGCGGGCTACTCGCTGCTGGCTCTGGTAGTCACCTTGAGAGAGGACTGCCAGATGAAGGCGGCCCGGCATTATATCCTCTTGCAGCGTATCGAAGAGGTCTGCGGGCCGGTGATTGCTGCTGCCCTGGCGCCCCCGGCGGCGCCGGGAGCCGATGAAGATGCCCGCTACAGCCAATTTGCTGTAGTCGCTGCTTCCCCGCGCGAGCTCCGGCAGGTGTCCGAGCAGCTGGCAGGGGAGACCGATGTCGAGAGCATTGTCATTACGCCATTCGTGCCCGCACCTGCTGCCGGAACTGGCGTCCAGACCACGGCCGGACCGGTGTCTGCAGAACCTCCGTCCTCTACTCCAGGCAAGGGGAAATCCCATGAGGTACAGTCAACCGTCCGGGTGAGTGTGGAGCGGCTGGACCATCTGATGAATCTGGTGGGGGAGCTGCTGATCGAGCAGACCTCTCTGGCCGATCTGAGCGCTAATGGACAACGTACGGATCCCGCCAAGGTTCTGCCTGATATCGGCTCTATATCGGATCATATGGGCGGGATTATTAAGGAGCTCCAGGAAGGGGTCATGAAGACCCGGATGCTGCCGATCGACCAGCTGTTCAACCGTTTCCCGCGGCTGGTCAGAGATCTGGCCCAGAAGCTGGGCAAGGACATTGAGCTGCAGATTCAGGGAGGCGAGACCGAGCTGGACCGGATGATCATTGAAGAGCTGAGTGATCCGCTAATCCACTTGATCCGTAACAGCGCCGATCATGGAATCGAGAGTCCAGAGGTGCGCGTGCAGCAGGGCAAGGCTCCGAAGGGCAGAATTACGCTTACTTCTTTTCATGAGGAGAACCAGGTCGTGATTCGTCTGGAGGATGACGGACAGGGCATCGATGCCGCCCGGATTACAGCCTCTGCGCTCAGCAAAGGGATCATTACAGAAGAGCAGGCAGGGTATTTAACCGCGCAGGAAGCTGTTAGTCTGATCTTCGAGCCAGGCTTCTCCACAGCCTCCGAGGTCAGTGAAGTGTCTGGGCGGGGTGTGGGGATGGATATTGTCCGCAGTCAGATTGGACGTCTCAACGGAATCATAGATATTCAGACCGAGCCGGGGGTAGGGACTCTGTTTACAATCCGTCTGCCGCTTACACTGGCTATTATCAAGGGGCTGCTGGTCAAGGTGTCCGGGCGTGTTCTGATTCTACCGATGTATAATGTGGCTGAGATTGTGCGGATCTCCCCCGAAGAGATACAGGTCGTTCAAGGGGAGCAGGCGATTATCAACCACGGGCGGATTGTTCCGCTCTCCTGGCTCAGAGACAAGCTGCATTACCCGCGCACAGAGCGGCGTTCCAAGACGATTCCGCTCGTGATTGTAAGATCTGTTGACCGGATCGCTGCGTTCGCAGTCGATGAGATCATCGGCAACCAGGAGGTGGTCATCAAGTCCCTGGGCGCGTATCTGGGGACGATGAATCATCTGTCCGGGGCAACGATCCTGGGCAACGGCCGGGTCGCCCTGATTCTGGATGCTTCTTATCTCGTTAGCCATTGA
- a CDS encoding chemotaxis protein CheW, producing MSSLQKEQYIELAVGAETCAIRIEEIHEIIKMLSITDIPFSRNEVKGVVNLRGKVVCVMSLRNLLGMADEPYTRSTRIIVVNYREEFVGLIVDKVNKVTTYAEIHPPAGGHNRSRDAVFHGVGQRDDQLIGILKLEEILGG from the coding sequence ATGTCATCCTTACAGAAGGAACAATACATCGAGCTTGCGGTAGGAGCCGAGACCTGTGCCATCCGGATTGAAGAGATTCATGAGATTATCAAAATGCTCAGCATTACAGATATCCCCTTCAGCCGGAATGAAGTCAAAGGTGTAGTCAATCTGCGCGGCAAGGTGGTCTGTGTCATGAGCCTGCGCAATCTGCTGGGAATGGCGGATGAGCCTTATACCCGGAGCACAAGAATTATTGTGGTTAACTACCGCGAGGAATTCGTCGGACTGATTGTAGATAAGGTGAACAAGGTGACTACGTACGCCGAGATTCATCCGCCGGCAGGCGGACATAACCGCAGCCGCGATGCGGTGTTCCACGGAGTGGGGCAGCGGGATGACCAGCTGATCGGTATTCTGAAGCTCGAAGAAATATTGGGCGGGTAA
- a CDS encoding methyl-accepting chemotaxis protein, with amino-acid sequence MKWFGNLKTATKIVSAFLIVSLILAGLGVYSVLSLRTSNQNMKEMYSNNLISVRDLSAAEISYQLNRVYTRDMSNTTDTDKITDYKQKIASGRQEIVQKVDNYRPLATTAREKELLASFDQEYASYEKLFDQALVLAEQDDAAAFNTFLTTQLTVQGQNVLNNLDGLIKVNVELADEANNHSQSAYSSAFILTISVVIAAVILSIMIGYLIARSISRPLMQMLHVATEVANGNLTQQADISTKDEVGQLATALNRMVHNLKDLINGIVMNSQSVAASSEQISASTQEIASTSTNQSAAATNITELFKELSLAIDSVASSAEEAAELSNDTVRTAREGGYVVETSLQGMQTVNHQMKQLEDDSSKIGDIIEVIDDIAEQTNLLALNAAIEAARAGEQGRGFAVVADEVRKLAERSSDATKEITKIIKVMQENTKQSVRAVAESVEQSSMTSQAFEQIIKMVNTSSLKVNEIAAACEEESAQAAEVMDSVQSIAASSEESAAASEETAATCQALALLSEDLAKSAAAFKTH; translated from the coding sequence ATGAAATGGTTCGGGAATTTGAAAACAGCTACAAAGATCGTCTCCGCTTTTTTGATCGTCTCTTTAATCCTGGCAGGACTTGGAGTCTATTCGGTCTTATCCCTGCGCACCAGCAATCAGAATATGAAGGAAATGTACAGCAATAACCTGATCTCGGTCAGAGATTTGTCTGCCGCCGAGATCAGCTATCAGCTTAACCGGGTCTATACACGGGATATGAGCAATACAACAGATACAGATAAAATTACCGATTATAAGCAAAAGATTGCCTCAGGCCGTCAGGAAATTGTCCAGAAGGTGGATAACTACCGTCCACTGGCGACCACTGCCCGTGAAAAGGAGCTGCTGGCCTCGTTTGACCAGGAGTATGCAAGCTATGAGAAGCTGTTCGATCAGGCACTGGTTCTGGCGGAGCAAGATGATGCGGCTGCTTTCAATACATTTCTGACTACACAGTTGACCGTCCAGGGGCAGAATGTGCTGAACAATCTGGATGGTCTGATCAAAGTGAATGTTGAGCTGGCAGATGAGGCGAACAACCATTCACAATCCGCTTATTCCTCGGCGTTCATCCTTACAATCTCGGTAGTCATTGCGGCGGTTATCCTCAGTATTATGATCGGCTACCTGATCGCAAGATCGATCTCCAGACCCCTGATGCAGATGCTGCATGTAGCTACAGAAGTGGCTAATGGAAATCTGACGCAGCAAGCGGATATATCTACTAAGGATGAAGTCGGACAGCTTGCCACAGCCCTGAACCGGATGGTTCATAACCTGAAGGATCTAATCAATGGAATTGTGATGAATTCACAGAGCGTTGCAGCCTCTTCCGAACAGATCTCAGCCAGCACCCAGGAGATTGCGAGCACCAGCACCAATCAGTCGGCGGCAGCGACCAATATCACCGAGCTGTTCAAGGAGCTGTCGCTGGCGATTGATTCTGTGGCCTCCAGTGCCGAGGAAGCGGCAGAGCTCTCCAATGATACCGTGCGGACCGCCCGGGAAGGCGGATATGTGGTGGAGACTTCGCTGCAAGGAATGCAGACGGTGAATCACCAGATGAAGCAGCTTGAAGACGATTCCAGCAAAATCGGGGATATCATCGAAGTGATCGACGATATCGCCGAGCAGACCAATCTCCTGGCCCTGAACGCAGCGATTGAAGCGGCGCGTGCCGGAGAACAGGGGCGCGGCTTCGCCGTGGTGGCGGACGAGGTCCGCAAGCTGGCCGAACGCAGCAGCGATGCCACGAAGGAGATTACGAAGATTATCAAGGTCATGCAGGAGAATACGAAGCAGAGTGTGAGGGCAGTCGCTGAGAGCGTAGAGCAGTCTTCGATGACCAGCCAGGCCTTCGAGCAGATTATTAAGATGGTCAACACCTCCTCACTTAAGGTCAACGAGATTGCTGCCGCCTGCGAAGAGGAATCAGCACAGGCTGCTGAGGTGATGGACTCGGTTCAATCCATTGCGGCCTCCAGCGAGGAATCAGCAGCGGCTTCTGAAGAGACGGCGGCTACCTGCCAGGCCCTGGCGCTGTTATCCGAGGATCTGGCCAAGTCCGCTGCCGCATTCAAGACCCATTAA
- a CDS encoding MFS transporter: MSAKVPVAEKLVYSGGLLGQNMLYSFMSMYILFFYTDLLGIPATTASVILVAASIIDACLDPLMGMITDKTRSRWGKFRPYLLFAPCLIALATVLCFWDFGGSRTVTLVIATVSYLLWGMLYTVCDTPLWALSSVVSTDPGERTLFVTLGKIGGTLGAVVITIGGIQLLLAFGGERNTQAYLYSAIIIGVIAALSIVLTGMLTKERVVPSAEKISFRQNLQTVYKNKPLLTLLASLLIINLVNGIRQSIQLYYVVYVWGDAGYATQVGISLVAGMLLGMIATPPLLRRFAKKKVFIVSCILGSVACILPYLLGDHNVLNTLVFFGISFFFSGMTTIVSTSMLLDTIDYSEWKLGFRGEGIVFSTNTFITKFSGAVSRMIIGASLGLLSYVENQPATPQLQHGLSFVMFLLPALCFLAAILPILFYNITEKQRVQILSDLNHSRSL, encoded by the coding sequence ATGTCAGCAAAAGTACCTGTGGCCGAAAAACTGGTGTACTCAGGCGGTCTGCTGGGCCAGAATATGCTCTACAGCTTCATGTCGATGTACATCCTGTTCTTCTATACGGATCTGCTGGGAATTCCGGCAACCACCGCCAGTGTCATTCTGGTCGCAGCAAGTATTATCGATGCTTGTCTTGATCCGCTCATGGGCATGATTACCGACAAAACACGCTCCAGATGGGGGAAATTCAGGCCTTATCTGCTGTTCGCCCCTTGTCTGATCGCGCTGGCGACCGTCCTCTGCTTCTGGGACTTCGGCGGTTCCCGGACTGTGACTCTTGTAATCGCTACCGTCTCTTACCTGCTATGGGGAATGCTGTACACGGTCTGTGACACACCGCTCTGGGCCTTGTCGTCCGTAGTCTCCACCGATCCGGGGGAACGCACCTTATTCGTCACACTGGGCAAAATCGGCGGGACGCTCGGCGCGGTCGTTATCACCATCGGCGGTATCCAGCTTCTGCTCGCCTTCGGCGGTGAACGGAATACGCAGGCTTATCTCTACTCGGCAATCATTATCGGGGTCATCGCGGCACTGTCGATTGTCCTGACCGGGATGCTCACCAAGGAACGGGTCGTCCCTTCCGCTGAGAAGATCTCATTCCGCCAGAACCTGCAAACGGTGTACAAAAACAAGCCGCTGCTCACCCTGCTCGCCTCTCTCCTGATTATCAACCTGGTGAACGGCATCCGGCAGAGTATTCAGCTCTATTATGTGGTCTATGTCTGGGGGGACGCGGGGTATGCCACGCAGGTCGGGATCAGTCTGGTGGCCGGTATGCTGCTGGGGATGATCGCTACGCCGCCGCTGCTGCGCCGCTTCGCCAAGAAGAAGGTATTCATTGTCTCCTGCATTCTGGGGAGCGTAGCCTGCATTCTGCCTTATCTGCTGGGTGACCATAACGTATTGAACACCCTGGTGTTCTTTGGGATCAGCTTCTTTTTCTCCGGCATGACGACGATTGTCAGTACCTCAATGCTGCTCGATACGATAGATTATTCGGAATGGAAGCTGGGCTTCCGGGGCGAGGGCATTGTGTTCTCAACAAACACATTCATTACCAAGTTCAGCGGAGCGGTATCGCGGATGATTATCGGAGCCAGTCTCGGCCTGCTCAGCTATGTGGAGAATCAGCCGGCAACTCCGCAGCTCCAGCATGGTCTCAGCTTCGTGATGTTTCTGCTGCCTGCTCTCTGCTTCCTGGCCGCTATTCTGCCGATTCTCTTCTATAATATAACGGAGAAGCAGCGGGTGCAGATCCTGAGCGATCTGAATCACAGCCGGTCATTGTAG
- a CDS encoding PIG-L deacetylase family protein: MDISTLAALMSPPDLSGCRTVLCIQPHPDDNEVGMGGTIAAFAERGCEIHYLTITNGDLGAVNEQVSSAEIAAIRALELKAAGQKLGAAVFHQLAHGDGTLEHIPALAGEIAEVIRTVRPDVIFCPDPWLSYEAHYDHIVTGRAAAQALLSSGLPLYPRGTSTRPWQPQAIGFYFTSEPNTVIDITAHFEQKFEAMALHRSQFSEEILAMYRIYFREQGRQLAEGRGFELGEGLKVLSPLHLHCFVDARRI; the protein is encoded by the coding sequence ATGGATATATCCACACTAGCGGCGTTGATGTCCCCTCCAGATCTTAGCGGGTGCCGGACGGTATTATGTATACAGCCGCACCCGGACGATAATGAGGTGGGCATGGGCGGCACGATCGCCGCATTCGCCGAGAGGGGCTGCGAGATTCACTATCTGACGATCACGAACGGGGATTTGGGCGCGGTGAACGAGCAGGTGTCTTCCGCCGAGATCGCTGCCATCCGCGCGCTCGAACTGAAAGCCGCCGGACAGAAGCTGGGAGCTGCCGTATTCCACCAGCTCGCCCACGGTGACGGCACGCTGGAGCATATTCCGGCGCTGGCGGGAGAGATTGCTGAGGTCATCCGTACCGTGCGGCCGGATGTGATCTTCTGCCCTGATCCGTGGCTGAGCTATGAGGCTCATTATGATCATATCGTCACAGGCAGAGCCGCTGCCCAAGCGCTTCTGTCTTCCGGTCTCCCCCTCTATCCGAGGGGGACAAGCACCCGCCCCTGGCAGCCGCAGGCGATTGGATTCTACTTCACCTCAGAGCCGAACACGGTAATAGACATTACCGCCCACTTCGAGCAGAAGTTCGAGGCCATGGCTCTGCACCGCAGCCAATTCAGCGAGGAGATTCTGGCCATGTACCGGATCTATTTCCGCGAGCAAGGCCGTCAGCTTGCCGAAGGCAGGGGCTTCGAGCTGGGTGAAGGCCTGAAGGTGTTGTCACCGCTGCACCTGCACTGCTTTGTGGATGCCCGGCGGATATGA
- a CDS encoding GNAT family N-acetyltransferase, which yields MLKLDSRDYALAWPLLKEVKINTLFAEGVLSGQTTGSVYVDSVNDPRSFYVAHEYGMSLVYGDSGNEEFNRSLSDYITNKTGHRHSAEWLQADPAGGWDPLIEAMLTEHNARLDAADSRRMYIQTRVNFTFDPEVYNRAKAQWFRQDAEMVQMNGEGFGEQEGAVIPRYFWRDAEHFLASGKGYTILWEGEQASSAFSAYRTADMLEIGIESAPGYRGKHFAFSVCCKLIDYCLEQGLEPVWGCRQENVGSYRLAQKLGFKPLLNIPYYRLSELPV from the coding sequence ATGCTGAAGCTAGACAGTCGGGATTACGCCCTTGCCTGGCCGCTGTTAAAGGAAGTCAAGATCAACACGCTGTTCGCTGAAGGAGTTCTGAGCGGGCAGACGACCGGCAGTGTGTATGTGGATTCTGTAAATGACCCCCGTAGCTTCTATGTGGCTCATGAATACGGGATGTCGCTGGTCTATGGGGATTCGGGCAATGAGGAGTTTAACCGGAGCTTATCTGACTATATTACGAACAAGACGGGGCACCGGCATTCAGCAGAATGGCTGCAGGCTGATCCGGCAGGGGGCTGGGACCCGCTGATTGAAGCTATGCTTACTGAGCATAATGCACGGCTTGATGCGGCGGATTCACGCAGAATGTACATACAGACCCGGGTGAATTTCACGTTCGACCCGGAGGTCTATAACCGTGCGAAGGCGCAATGGTTCCGGCAGGATGCTGAGATGGTCCAGATGAACGGTGAAGGATTCGGTGAGCAGGAGGGTGCGGTCATTCCCCGGTATTTCTGGCGTGACGCGGAGCATTTCCTGGCTTCAGGCAAAGGATACACTATATTGTGGGAGGGAGAGCAGGCCTCCAGCGCATTCTCGGCTTACCGGACAGCGGATATGCTAGAGATTGGAATCGAATCGGCACCGGGTTACCGGGGGAAGCATTTTGCCTTCTCAGTGTGCTGTAAGTTAATCGATTACTGTCTGGAGCAGGGATTGGAGCCGGTATGGGGCTGCCGCCAAGAGAATGTGGGCTCTTACAGACTGGCGCAGAAGCTGGGCTTCAAGCCGCTATTGAACATCCCCTACTACCGTTTGTCCGAGCTTCCCGTTTAA
- a CDS encoding MBL fold metallo-hydrolase, with amino-acid sequence MFRVEEVTQGVWAAIVIPGRGAVGNASIIDLGDCTVVVDTFNLPAAARLLRETAENLTGRPVKYIINTHYHGDHHYGNQEFPGSIILSSELTREVLTTHAAPALEEWQEGLQKQIIGLQEISNAATDSRLQQALAYEISDKQALLEATPTIRRVTAAMTFKDSLDIHGSERSLHLFTYGGGHTLSDAMVYVADVQVLIAGDLVLNRFHPAMLHGFPEAWTTIVERIGGEIDFTWLIPGHGEVAGRESIPDMLRYLAEIQEYAAAAARSGESAEHWIAKGIPEPFDTWEGSHIFEWNFRWLFNTYMQS; translated from the coding sequence ATGTTCAGGGTAGAGGAAGTAACGCAGGGAGTGTGGGCCGCAATTGTTATTCCGGGCCGGGGCGCGGTAGGCAATGCGTCGATCATCGATCTGGGAGATTGTACAGTCGTAGTGGATACCTTCAACCTGCCGGCAGCAGCCAGGCTTCTGCGGGAAACGGCAGAGAATCTGACAGGGAGGCCGGTCAAATACATAATTAATACTCACTATCACGGGGATCATCATTACGGCAATCAGGAATTCCCGGGCAGTATCATTCTATCGTCAGAGCTCACCCGGGAGGTACTGACAACCCACGCGGCACCTGCACTGGAGGAATGGCAGGAAGGTCTGCAGAAGCAGATCATAGGATTGCAGGAGATAAGCAATGCTGCTACGGATTCCCGCCTACAGCAAGCGCTCGCTTATGAGATCTCGGACAAACAGGCGTTGCTGGAGGCCACACCTACAATCCGCAGAGTGACAGCAGCAATGACCTTCAAGGATAGTCTGGATATTCACGGTTCAGAGCGTTCCCTGCATCTGTTCACATATGGCGGCGGTCATACCCTCAGCGATGCTATGGTGTACGTTGCAGATGTTCAGGTGCTGATTGCAGGAGATCTGGTTCTGAACAGATTCCACCCGGCGATGCTTCATGGGTTCCCAGAAGCTTGGACAACTATTGTGGAGCGGATTGGCGGGGAGATTGATTTCACATGGCTGATTCCCGGTCATGGGGAGGTTGCCGGACGGGAGAGTATCCCTGACATGCTGCGCTATCTCGCAGAGATTCAGGAGTATGCAGCAGCAGCAGCCCGAAGTGGAGAAAGTGCAGAGCATTGGATAGCCAAGGGAATCCCGGAGCCTTTTGATACATGGGAGGGCTCTCATATCTTTGAGTGGAATTTCCGCTGGCTGTTCAATACCTATATGCAATCCTAA
- a CDS encoding asparaginase, whose protein sequence is MMNTIPEVNFAASPYYNPVLKNVVILATGGTIAGSGEAHKTLNYEPGALPVQDLLDSVPHLERLANCAGVQVSNLCSADITSEHWLTLATYINTLALREDVHGFVITHGTDTLDETSYFLNLVIKTDKPVIITGSMRPATAISADGPLNLYQSVALAANPEASGQGVMVVFAEGIYSGRDVQKVNTFKANAFDERDFGCLGYMRDSHAFFYTRTLKRHTTATQFDVSVIQELPEVSVAYFHVDANPGILDYLATVSKGIVIAGAGGGIYSKPWIDKVGELKNNNIPVVRCSRISSGITLKDSYIDLSANSIPCNSLVPQKARILLSLALTQTTGYDEIAAMFNEY, encoded by the coding sequence ATGATGAATACCATTCCCGAAGTGAATTTCGCGGCTTCCCCTTACTATAATCCCGTCCTCAAAAATGTAGTCATCCTCGCCACCGGCGGTACAATTGCCGGCAGCGGCGAAGCCCATAAAACCTTGAATTACGAGCCTGGCGCTCTGCCCGTGCAGGATCTGCTGGATAGTGTACCGCACCTGGAACGGCTGGCGAACTGCGCCGGGGTTCAGGTCAGCAATCTGTGCAGCGCCGATATTACCAGCGAACACTGGCTTACCCTGGCAACGTACATTAACACGCTCGCGCTCCGGGAGGATGTGCACGGATTCGTCATTACACACGGCACCGACACCCTGGATGAGACGTCCTACTTCCTGAACCTGGTGATCAAGACTGACAAGCCGGTAATTATTACCGGATCTATGCGCCCAGCTACTGCAATCAGCGCCGATGGTCCCCTCAATCTGTATCAGTCCGTAGCACTGGCGGCGAATCCCGAGGCCTCCGGCCAGGGCGTGATGGTTGTCTTCGCTGAGGGCATCTATAGCGGGCGGGATGTGCAAAAGGTGAACACCTTCAAGGCCAACGCCTTCGATGAGCGCGATTTCGGCTGCCTGGGATATATGCGTGACAGCCACGCCTTCTTCTATACGCGCACCCTGAAGCGGCATACCACCGCAACCCAGTTCGATGTATCTGTGATTCAGGAGCTGCCGGAAGTGTCCGTAGCTTATTTCCATGTGGATGCCAATCCCGGGATTCTGGATTATCTGGCTACGGTCTCCAAGGGGATTGTCATTGCCGGAGCAGGCGGAGGGATCTACAGCAAGCCTTGGATTGACAAGGTGGGTGAGCTGAAGAACAATAACATCCCTGTAGTCCGCTGCTCGCGGATTTCCAGCGGAATTACACTTAAGGATTCCTACATTGATCTGTCTGCCAATTCTATTCCCTGCAACAGTCTGGTCCCGCAAAAAGCCAGAATCCTGCTCTCCCTCGCGCTGACGCAAACCACCGGCTACGATGAAATTGCCGCAATGTTCAACGAGTATTAA